Proteins found in one Fusarium keratoplasticum isolate Fu6.1 chromosome 12, whole genome shotgun sequence genomic segment:
- a CDS encoding AAA-12 domain-containing protein, with protein sequence MNVLSKVPLGILTIVGFAGSSKTDLMATTILLAMGVGPVIVCTPTHAAASNIAARVNKLASLAYGKVEEPMPVVVRGFSWKVDELRGKTYALGGGPVDATHDNWEHPLSMVDWMQRVLRPENLKPGIVKPASYELAKDVEKDTKIVNLKDTLHNQKGWTVAHSQAFRDLATRILEVADTVRCTTHASTKRILADWARDKAQSTFLGEASAISMPEALVPWFNGRPLVLAGDVRQLPPCVMNLGRKSWTGGPLNFFDKHQEISRQNRIVNGGFDLAREIFYPELGDKFEYGHQWAVSKRPGASQLESWVRRRFPEIKPSPTGKIWPVFIDCQDSVGADGNADQGLGTKFMVVSPYRATKAYLEGLIWQRLDKSTKDSAFYKGLSNVQVSTANSFQDKGTGVAIFLTTATQESGPGFVKDARRFNVGVNRHVDFLFVVGDITTMEPVKESKEELMVSEQGGRVLASGNMKG encoded by the exons ATGAATGTTCTCAGCAAGGTTCCCCTTGGCATCCTGACGATTGTTGGTTTTGCTGGTTCCAGCAAAACTGACTTGATGGCGACAACGATCCTGCTTGCGATGGGTGTAGGGCCTGTCATTGTCTGTACACCGACCCACGCTGCTGCCAGCAATATTGCCGCGCGTGTGAACAAGCTTGCTTCACTCGCCTACGGGAAAGTCGAGGAGCCAATGCCGGTTGTTGTCCGTGGATTCTCGTGGAAAGTCGATGAGCTACGTGGCAAGACCTACGCCCTGGGGGGAGGACCGGTTGATGCAACTCATGACAACTGGGAACATCCACTGTCTATGGTAGACTGGATGCAGAGAGTCTTGCGCCCTGAGAATCTCAAGCCGGGCATTGTCAAGCCAGCGTCATacgagctggccaaggacgTGGAGAAGGATACCAAGATCGTGAATCTCAAGGACACCCTCCACAACCAAAAGGGATGGACTGTTGCCCACAGTCAGGCCTTCCGAGACCTTGCGACCCGGATTTTGGAGGTTGCTGATACCGTGCGTTGCACTACGCACGCATCTACCAAGCGCATTCTTGCAGACTGGGCACGGGACAAGGCACAGTCCACGTTCCTTGGTGAGGCCAGTGCCATCTCGATGCCTGAAGCGTTGGTCCCCTGGTTCAACGGGAGACCTCTTGTTCTTGCTGGGGATGTTCGACAACTGCCGCCTTGCGTGATGAACCTTGGACGGAAGAGCTGGACAGGCGGCCCCCTCAACTTCTTCGACAAGCATCAAGAGATCTCG CGCCAGAACCGCATCGTCAATGGGGGGTTCGATCTGGCAAGAGAGATCTTCTACCCGGAGCTTGGCGACAAGTTTGAATACGGCCACCAATGGGCCGTTAGCAAACGACCCGGTGCTTCTCAACTCGAAAGCTGGGTACGTCGGCGGTTCCCCGAGATCAAGCCCTCTCCAACGGGAAAGATCTGGCCCGTCTTCATCGACT GCCAAGATAGCGTTGGCGCTGATGGAAACGCTGATCAAGGCCTAGGGACCAAGTTTATGGTGGTTTCGCCCTACAGGGCTACCAAGGCCTACCTCGAGGGGCTTATCTGGCAGCGGCTGGATAAGAGCACCAAGGACTCTGCCTTTTACAAGGGCCTTTCCAATGTCCAGGTCAGCACCGCCAACTCCTTCCAGGACAAGGGAACAGGTGTGGCAATCTTCTTGACTACGGCCACCCAGGAGTCAGGCCCGGGATTCGTCAAAGATGCTCGGCGATTCAATGTTGGTGTAAACCGCCATGTTGACTTTCTGTTTGTGGTTGGTGATATCACTACGATGGAACCcgtcaaggagagcaaggaagAGCTCATGGTGTCTGAGCAGGGAGGACGGGTGCTGGCAAGTGGCAACATGAAAGGTTAA